Genomic DNA from candidate division WOR-3 bacterium:
CAACCGAGTCCGCCAACTCGCCGAATACGTTGTTACCGTTCCGGTCCCAGTCGCCGTCGAGGTCCGCGAAATACAGGTCGCAGGGCAAAGAGTCTTCTCGCGGATGGATATTGCCCTCGCTCGTCATTGCGTAAGCCTTGCGAAACGGTATCACGCTGACATCCCCGCCCAGAAGAACGTACCGCACACCCGAATCCGGCAACGTCTTCAGGTAGTTACGCAACTTCTCGGCATTGTCCCGTCCGGTGTAGTTCGAATACACCCAGTCAATATGGCGAATCACCGTCTGCACGCCCTTCTGCGTCTTCCAGTCGGCAAGTCGCCGGAAGATTGAATCGTAGGTTGTGGCCGTCACAATGACATAGTCAAAGGCATCAAGGTCCAGTTGCGGCAGCGGTGGCAGTGGTTCGTATTCAACCTCGATGCGAAAATTAGGGCAGTACTCCAGTCGCCCCTCCGCACCGACGTATCGCACTGGATACAGGAGAATCTCGGCCACGGTCTTACCGCTGCGGATGCCAGTGCCGGTCCAGACCCAGGGCTTAGCTGGCCAGGCACTCCAGCTCTCGTAGATGGCCGGGTCTGGGCCGGTCAGTGCGTCAACCGCGTCCAGCCGGCTCAGAATGACCTGTTTCTGCGCCGGCAGCACGCGTACCCCGGTTTCGAGCCGCTCCCATCGCTCAGCTTGCACGTGCACGCTCTTCACCGCACCCCGTCCGGGCAGCTCGACCGTGACCGCTTTCACTGGCAGTTGCGGCGCGCCCGGCACGTCGGTCACGTCCAGACCGTTCCCCGTGACGAGCATATAGCCATCATGCTCAGTGCGCAGGAATTGTTCTTCACTGAACTTGAAGCCACTGCTTATCGTCTCACCCAGTGCCAGGCTTGCTACAAGCAGGACCGGAATGATTCTCATATGTCCTCCAAGGTTGGACAGTACATTTCAGTATAGACCACACCAATCCAAAGTTCAACGTCGTTCTTCAAGCATTCGCCTAACAAGCTCGGCCGAGTCCGGCTTGCCGAGTGCCAAGTACAGTCGGATGAGATTCAGATAGGCTGCGTCCAATCCGGGTTGAAGGCTGATTGCGGTCCAGAATGAACGCAGCGCGCTGTCCGGCTGGCCACGCTCGACAAAACAATTACCCAGGTTCACATGAACCGGCGCCAGTCCTGGCTGCAGTGAGCGCGCCAGAATGAACTGCTCGAACGCACTGTCAGCCTGGCCGGCATGAAACAGCACAATTCCAAGATTGCCGTGTGCCTCAGCATATCCCGGGTCAAGTGCGATGGCCGCCAGATATTCCCGCTGGGCTGCAGTCAGGTCGCCTCGCTTGCGCAGAATATCACCGAGGTTGTTGTGCGCTACTGCACTTTGGGGCTGAAGCTCGATCGCTCGCCGGAACTCGGCTTCAGCCCGCAACGTGTCCTGCTGCTGAGTGATCAGTGCCGCACCTAAGTTCAGGTGCGCATCCGCGGAATTCGGTGCCTCGCGTACCATCGTGCCAAACAACGCAAGCTCATCTTGCCACACCGGCATCCGGCGGATACTGGCCGCCGCCCAAAGCACGGCAAAGACTAAGAGAACGCCAACGAACACGGCCCGCGGTACCCTCATCCGCAGTCTGGCACCGGCCAACACCATCATCGCCGCCCCTGCGAGCGGCAGGTACAAGAGCCTTTCGGCAAGGTACGAAATTCCAATTGCAAACAGGTTACTGGCCGGCACAATGAATGATAGAAACCAGACTGCGCCGAAGCCGACAACGCTGCACCGATATCGCCAGGTTAGCCACCCAAGCAGCGCCAGCAGCGACACACCGGCAAGTGTCGGCCAGCCGGGTCCGACAACCTCGGTGCGGCTCGGATACACCAGCCGGTGAGTGAACGGAAAAACAACCATTGCGCCGTAGCGTCCGATCGTGTTCAGCGCAAGCAACAGCCGTTGGCCCAACGTTCCTGTCGGCACCGCCACATTGCCAAGAACGGTCCAGCGCACCGCAAGGTAGCCAGTAACCGCTGCAGTCAGACACAGTGTGGAAATCACCATCCGCCGGCGGGAACCAGGCACAGTCCAGTAAAGCAAGAACGCCCCGACTACTGGAAGCAAAACCGCGACCTCTTTGGTCAGGAGTGCCGCCGCACACGCGACAGTTGCCGAACCCAGCCAGTACCACCGGCCGCTCTGGCCGTATCGCAAGAGCAACAGGACGCAGGCCAGAACAAACACTGCGGCAAGCAGGTCGGTACGACCGGAAACAAACGCCACCGACTCCACGTGCGACGGGTGCAGGCCGAACAGCGCAACGCCGAGAAGTACTGGCCAGGCCTGACTGACGAACTCACTGAGCAGCAACGCCAACAGCAGAAGCACCAGGGCATTGAGCAGCACATTGGTCAGATGGAACCCGAGCGGATTCAGTCCCCACATCTGCCGGTCAAGCCAGAATGAGAGGACCGTGAGTGGTCGGTAGTACCGAACTCTGGTTGCTTCCGAGCCGTGCACCCCGGGCATGAAGCTCTGGCCGAAGAACACCAGTGGATTCCCGGTCATAAGCCGTGGGTTCGCCAGGACAAGCTGCTTGTCGTCCCACACAAACTGATACTTGAGCGTCGGTAGGTAAACCGCGGCGCAAAGAAGAACGATAAGCACGACCGTCGGCCAGCGGACGGAACGCGGCCGATCCGTCCTGGAACGAAGGTCAGTGCCGAATTTCGTCACCGCCATCAGTGTAGAAGCGTCCGGCCCGAGGTCAAATCAGCCGGGCCGCTGGAACTCAAGCCGCGGGCCGATTCACGATGCTTCCGTGGCGGAGGACGAGTCGGCACGGATTGTGGCCGAAGCGGTAGGCAAGATGACGATAGTCCGGTACGTCGGTAATAACAATGTCCGCCCGTTTGCCCGGCTCGATCGTACCAATCTCTGATTCGAGCCTGAGCGCCCTAGCGGC
This window encodes:
- a CDS encoding tetratricopeptide repeat protein, which produces MAVTKFGTDLRSRTDRPRSVRWPTVVLIVLLCAAVYLPTLKYQFVWDDKQLVLANPRLMTGNPLVFFGQSFMPGVHGSEATRVRYYRPLTVLSFWLDRQMWGLNPLGFHLTNVLLNALVLLLLALLLSEFVSQAWPVLLGVALFGLHPSHVESVAFVSGRTDLLAAVFVLACVLLLLRYGQSGRWYWLGSATVACAAALLTKEVAVLLPVVGAFLLYWTVPGSRRRMVISTLCLTAAVTGYLAVRWTVLGNVAVPTGTLGQRLLLALNTIGRYGAMVVFPFTHRLVYPSRTEVVGPGWPTLAGVSLLALLGWLTWRYRCSVVGFGAVWFLSFIVPASNLFAIGISYLAERLLYLPLAGAAMMVLAGARLRMRVPRAVFVGVLLVFAVLWAAASIRRMPVWQDELALFGTMVREAPNSADAHLNLGAALITQQQDTLRAEAEFRRAIELQPQSAVAHNNLGDILRKRGDLTAAQREYLAAIALDPGYAEAHGNLGIVLFHAGQADSAFEQFILARSLQPGLAPVHVNLGNCFVERGQPDSALRSFWTAISLQPGLDAAYLNLIRLYLALGKPDSAELVRRMLEERR